From Cuculus canorus isolate bCucCan1 chromosome 7, bCucCan1.pri, whole genome shotgun sequence, one genomic window encodes:
- the A1CF gene encoding APOBEC1 complementation factor isoform X1 — protein MESNHKSGDGLTGTQKEAALRALIQRTGYNLIQENGQRKYGGPPPGWDGPPPERGCEIFIGKLPRDLFEDELIPLCEKIGQIYEMRMMMDFNGNNRGYAFVTFSNKQEAKNAIKQLNNYEIRNGRLLGVCASVDNCRLFVGGIPKTKKREEILAEMKKVTDGVMDVIVYPSAADKTKNRGFAFVEYESHRAAAMARRKLLPGRIQLWGHPIAVDWAEPEVEVDEDTMSSVKILYVRNLMLSTTEETIEKEFNNIKPGAVERVKKIRDYAFVHFNKREDAIEAMKALNGKVLDGSPIEVTLAKPVDKDSYVRYTRGTGGRGTMLQGEYTYAFGHMYDPATAYLGAPVFYAPQAYAAIPNLHFPATKGLSNRSIIRPPSIREIYMNVPVGAAGVRGLGGRGYLAYTGLGRGYQLKGEKRGEDKLYDLLPGMELTPMNHITLKPQGIKLAPQILEEICQKNNWGQPVYQLHSAIGQDQRQLFLYKITIPALASQNPTIHPFTPPKLSAYIDEAKTYAAEYTLQTLGIPTEGAEVPPAAPAFPGYTIANAAATVTATQLKQAVTMGQDLATYAAYEAYPAFAVTARSDGYGAF, from the exons ATGGAATCAAATCACAAATCCGGGGATGGATTGACCGGCACACAGAAAGAAGCTGCCCTCCGTGCGTTAATTCAGCGAACAGGATATAATTTGATCCAG GAAAATGGGCAGAGGAAATACGGAGGCCCACCACCCGGCTGGGATGGCCCTCCGCCAGAGAGGGGGTGCGAGATCTTTATTGGGAAACTTCCTCGAGACCTCTTTGAAGATGAACTTATACCACTGTGTGAAAAA ATTGGCCAAATCTATGAAATGAGAATGATGATGGACTTTAATGGCAACAACAGGGGCTACGCCTTTGTGACCTTCTCGAATAAACAGGAGGCGAAGAATGCAATAAAACAACTCAATAATTATGAAATCAG GAATGGGCGTCTCCTTGGAGTCTGTGCCAGTGTGGACAACTGCCGCTTGTTTGTGGGAGGGATCCCCAAAacaaagaagagggaagaaattctGGCAGAGATGAAGAAAGTCACAGATGGAGTCATGGATGTCATTGTCTATCCTAGCGCAGCCGATAAAACAAAAAACCggggttttgcttttgtggAATATGAAAGCCACCGGGCAGCAGCAATGGCCAGGAGAAAATTGCTCCCAG GAAGGATCCAATTGTGGGGACACCCTATCGCTGTTGACTGGGCGGAACCAGAAGTGGAGGTGGACGAAGACACCATGTCATCGGTAAAAATTCTCTACGTGAGGAACCTCATGCTCTCAACCACTGAAGAGACCATAGAAAAGGAATTCAACAACATCAAACCAG gtgCAGTAGAGAGAGTAAAGAAAATTAGAGACTATGCCTTTGTGCACTTTAATAAAAGAGAAGACGCCATTGAAGCTATGAAAGCCTTGAATGGGAAG GTTCTGGATGGGTCCCCGATTGAGGTGACGTTAGCCAAGCCCGTTGACAAAGACAGCTATGTCCGATACACTCGGGGCACAGGTGGCAGAGGTACCATGCTGCAAGGAGAATACACCTATGCCTTTGGACACATGTACGACCCCGCCACTGCCTACCTAGGTGCCCCGGTTTTCTACGCTCCCCAAGCCTATGCAGCTATCCCCAACCTCCACTTCCCTGCCACCAAGGGGCTCAGCAACAGAAGCATCATCCGGCCCCCATCCATCCGAG AAATTTACATGAATGTACCTGTAGGGGCTGCGGGAGTTAGAGGACTGGGAGGTCGCGGCTACCTGGCGTACACGGGCCTGGGGCGTGGATACCAGctcaaaggagaaaagagaggagaggataAACTCTACGACCTCTTGCCAGGAATGGAGCTCACACCGATGAACCACATCACGCTAAAGCCCCAAGGGATCAAACTTGCTCCTCAG ATCTTGGAAGAAATCTGCCAGAAAAACAACTGGGGACAACCTGTTTATCAGCTCCACTCTGCAATTGGCCAAGACCAAAGACAGCTCTTCCTATACAAAATCACCATCCCTGCCCTTGCCAGCCAGAACCCCACCAT ACATCCCTTCACACCACCCAAGCTCAGCGCCTATATTGATGAAGCCAAAACGTACGCAGCAGAATACACCCTTCAGACATTGGGCATTCCCACGGAGGGAGCCGAGgtgcctcctgcagcaccagcttTTCCAG GATATACCATTGCTAATGCAGCTGCAACTGTCACAGCCACTCAGCTCAAACAAGCAGTTACTATGGGACAAGATTTAGCGACATATGCAGCCTACGAAGCCTACCCAGCCTTTGCAGTCACTGCACGCAGTGATGGATACGGAGCATTTTAA
- the A1CF gene encoding APOBEC1 complementation factor isoform X2, translating to MESNHKSGDGLTGTQKEAALRALIQRTGYNLIQENGQRKYGGPPPGWDGPPPERGCEIFIGKLPRDLFEDELIPLCEKIGQIYEMRMMMDFNGNNRGYAFVTFSNKQEAKNAIKQLNNYEIRNGRLLGVCASVDNCRLFVGGIPKTKKREEILAEMKKVTDGVMDVIVYPSAADKTKNRGFAFVEYESHRAAAMARRKLLPGRIQLWGHPIAVDWAEPEVEVDEDTMSSVKILYVRNLMLSTTEETIEKEFNNIKPGAVERVKKIRDYAFVHFNKREDAIEAMKALNGKVLDGSPIEVTLAKPVDKDSYVRYTRGTGGRGTMLQGEYTYAFGHMYDPATAYLGAPVFYAPQAYAAIPNLHFPATKGLSNRSIIRPPSIRGAAGVRGLGGRGYLAYTGLGRGYQLKGEKRGEDKLYDLLPGMELTPMNHITLKPQGIKLAPQILEEICQKNNWGQPVYQLHSAIGQDQRQLFLYKITIPALASQNPTIHPFTPPKLSAYIDEAKTYAAEYTLQTLGIPTEGAEVPPAAPAFPGYTIANAAATVTATQLKQAVTMGQDLATYAAYEAYPAFAVTARSDGYGAF from the exons ATGGAATCAAATCACAAATCCGGGGATGGATTGACCGGCACACAGAAAGAAGCTGCCCTCCGTGCGTTAATTCAGCGAACAGGATATAATTTGATCCAG GAAAATGGGCAGAGGAAATACGGAGGCCCACCACCCGGCTGGGATGGCCCTCCGCCAGAGAGGGGGTGCGAGATCTTTATTGGGAAACTTCCTCGAGACCTCTTTGAAGATGAACTTATACCACTGTGTGAAAAA ATTGGCCAAATCTATGAAATGAGAATGATGATGGACTTTAATGGCAACAACAGGGGCTACGCCTTTGTGACCTTCTCGAATAAACAGGAGGCGAAGAATGCAATAAAACAACTCAATAATTATGAAATCAG GAATGGGCGTCTCCTTGGAGTCTGTGCCAGTGTGGACAACTGCCGCTTGTTTGTGGGAGGGATCCCCAAAacaaagaagagggaagaaattctGGCAGAGATGAAGAAAGTCACAGATGGAGTCATGGATGTCATTGTCTATCCTAGCGCAGCCGATAAAACAAAAAACCggggttttgcttttgtggAATATGAAAGCCACCGGGCAGCAGCAATGGCCAGGAGAAAATTGCTCCCAG GAAGGATCCAATTGTGGGGACACCCTATCGCTGTTGACTGGGCGGAACCAGAAGTGGAGGTGGACGAAGACACCATGTCATCGGTAAAAATTCTCTACGTGAGGAACCTCATGCTCTCAACCACTGAAGAGACCATAGAAAAGGAATTCAACAACATCAAACCAG gtgCAGTAGAGAGAGTAAAGAAAATTAGAGACTATGCCTTTGTGCACTTTAATAAAAGAGAAGACGCCATTGAAGCTATGAAAGCCTTGAATGGGAAG GTTCTGGATGGGTCCCCGATTGAGGTGACGTTAGCCAAGCCCGTTGACAAAGACAGCTATGTCCGATACACTCGGGGCACAGGTGGCAGAGGTACCATGCTGCAAGGAGAATACACCTATGCCTTTGGACACATGTACGACCCCGCCACTGCCTACCTAGGTGCCCCGGTTTTCTACGCTCCCCAAGCCTATGCAGCTATCCCCAACCTCCACTTCCCTGCCACCAAGGGGCTCAGCAACAGAAGCATCATCCGGCCCCCATCCATCCGAG GGGCTGCGGGAGTTAGAGGACTGGGAGGTCGCGGCTACCTGGCGTACACGGGCCTGGGGCGTGGATACCAGctcaaaggagaaaagagaggagaggataAACTCTACGACCTCTTGCCAGGAATGGAGCTCACACCGATGAACCACATCACGCTAAAGCCCCAAGGGATCAAACTTGCTCCTCAG ATCTTGGAAGAAATCTGCCAGAAAAACAACTGGGGACAACCTGTTTATCAGCTCCACTCTGCAATTGGCCAAGACCAAAGACAGCTCTTCCTATACAAAATCACCATCCCTGCCCTTGCCAGCCAGAACCCCACCAT ACATCCCTTCACACCACCCAAGCTCAGCGCCTATATTGATGAAGCCAAAACGTACGCAGCAGAATACACCCTTCAGACATTGGGCATTCCCACGGAGGGAGCCGAGgtgcctcctgcagcaccagcttTTCCAG GATATACCATTGCTAATGCAGCTGCAACTGTCACAGCCACTCAGCTCAAACAAGCAGTTACTATGGGACAAGATTTAGCGACATATGCAGCCTACGAAGCCTACCCAGCCTTTGCAGTCACTGCACGCAGTGATGGATACGGAGCATTTTAA
- the A1CF gene encoding APOBEC1 complementation factor isoform X3, with the protein MRMMMDFNGNNRGYAFVTFSNKQEAKNAIKQLNNYEIRNGRLLGVCASVDNCRLFVGGIPKTKKREEILAEMKKVTDGVMDVIVYPSAADKTKNRGFAFVEYESHRAAAMARRKLLPGRIQLWGHPIAVDWAEPEVEVDEDTMSSVKILYVRNLMLSTTEETIEKEFNNIKPGAVERVKKIRDYAFVHFNKREDAIEAMKALNGKVLDGSPIEVTLAKPVDKDSYVRYTRGTGGRGTMLQGEYTYAFGHMYDPATAYLGAPVFYAPQAYAAIPNLHFPATKGLSNRSIIRPPSIREIYMNVPVGAAGVRGLGGRGYLAYTGLGRGYQLKGEKRGEDKLYDLLPGMELTPMNHITLKPQGIKLAPQILEEICQKNNWGQPVYQLHSAIGQDQRQLFLYKITIPALASQNPTIHPFTPPKLSAYIDEAKTYAAEYTLQTLGIPTEGAEVPPAAPAFPGYTIANAAATVTATQLKQAVTMGQDLATYAAYEAYPAFAVTARSDGYGAF; encoded by the exons ATGAGAATGATGATGGACTTTAATGGCAACAACAGGGGCTACGCCTTTGTGACCTTCTCGAATAAACAGGAGGCGAAGAATGCAATAAAACAACTCAATAATTATGAAATCAG GAATGGGCGTCTCCTTGGAGTCTGTGCCAGTGTGGACAACTGCCGCTTGTTTGTGGGAGGGATCCCCAAAacaaagaagagggaagaaattctGGCAGAGATGAAGAAAGTCACAGATGGAGTCATGGATGTCATTGTCTATCCTAGCGCAGCCGATAAAACAAAAAACCggggttttgcttttgtggAATATGAAAGCCACCGGGCAGCAGCAATGGCCAGGAGAAAATTGCTCCCAG GAAGGATCCAATTGTGGGGACACCCTATCGCTGTTGACTGGGCGGAACCAGAAGTGGAGGTGGACGAAGACACCATGTCATCGGTAAAAATTCTCTACGTGAGGAACCTCATGCTCTCAACCACTGAAGAGACCATAGAAAAGGAATTCAACAACATCAAACCAG gtgCAGTAGAGAGAGTAAAGAAAATTAGAGACTATGCCTTTGTGCACTTTAATAAAAGAGAAGACGCCATTGAAGCTATGAAAGCCTTGAATGGGAAG GTTCTGGATGGGTCCCCGATTGAGGTGACGTTAGCCAAGCCCGTTGACAAAGACAGCTATGTCCGATACACTCGGGGCACAGGTGGCAGAGGTACCATGCTGCAAGGAGAATACACCTATGCCTTTGGACACATGTACGACCCCGCCACTGCCTACCTAGGTGCCCCGGTTTTCTACGCTCCCCAAGCCTATGCAGCTATCCCCAACCTCCACTTCCCTGCCACCAAGGGGCTCAGCAACAGAAGCATCATCCGGCCCCCATCCATCCGAG AAATTTACATGAATGTACCTGTAGGGGCTGCGGGAGTTAGAGGACTGGGAGGTCGCGGCTACCTGGCGTACACGGGCCTGGGGCGTGGATACCAGctcaaaggagaaaagagaggagaggataAACTCTACGACCTCTTGCCAGGAATGGAGCTCACACCGATGAACCACATCACGCTAAAGCCCCAAGGGATCAAACTTGCTCCTCAG ATCTTGGAAGAAATCTGCCAGAAAAACAACTGGGGACAACCTGTTTATCAGCTCCACTCTGCAATTGGCCAAGACCAAAGACAGCTCTTCCTATACAAAATCACCATCCCTGCCCTTGCCAGCCAGAACCCCACCAT ACATCCCTTCACACCACCCAAGCTCAGCGCCTATATTGATGAAGCCAAAACGTACGCAGCAGAATACACCCTTCAGACATTGGGCATTCCCACGGAGGGAGCCGAGgtgcctcctgcagcaccagcttTTCCAG GATATACCATTGCTAATGCAGCTGCAACTGTCACAGCCACTCAGCTCAAACAAGCAGTTACTATGGGACAAGATTTAGCGACATATGCAGCCTACGAAGCCTACCCAGCCTTTGCAGTCACTGCACGCAGTGATGGATACGGAGCATTTTAA